In Streptacidiphilus sp. P02-A3a, the DNA window TCCTTCTTCCGGCCGGTGATGGTCAGGTAGCCCGAGTCGTCCAGGGAGCCGACGTCGCCGGTGGCGAACCAGCCGTCCAGCAGCGCCTCGGCGGTGGCCGCCGGGTTGTCCCAGTAGCCGGTGAACACCTGCGGGCCCTTCAGCAGCACCTCGCCGTCCTCGGCGATGCGGACCGCCGAGGACGGCAGCGGCTGGCCGACGCTGCCGATGCGCGGCGCGTCGTACGGGTTGAAGGCGGTGGCCGCGCAGGTCTCGGTCAGGCCGTAGCCCTCCAGCACGGTGAAGCCGACACCGCGGAAGAAGTGCCCGAGCCGCTCGCCCAGCGGCGCGCCGCCGGAGATGGCGTGGGTGGCCCGGCCGCCCAGCGCCGCCCGCAGCTTGCTGTAGACCAGCACGTCGAACAGCTTGTGCTGGAGCTTCAGGCCGAGCGGGATCCGCCCGGTGTCCTGGGCCCGGCTGTAGCCGATGGCCACCTCGGCGGCCCGGTCGAAGATCTTGCCCTTGCCCTCCGCCTGGGCCTTGGCCCGGGCCGAGTTGTAGACCTTCTCGAAGACCCGGGGCACGCCCAGGATCAGCGTCGGCTGGAAGTTCGCCAGCTCCGCGACCACGTCCTTGATGTCGGGCAGGTGCCCGATCCGGACCGGCGCCATCACCGCCGCGATCTCCGCGATCCGGCCCAGCACGTGCGCCTGCGGCAGGAACAGCAGCACCGAGGCGTCCCCGCTGCGGAACAGCGGGCGCATCCGGGCGGTGATGTTGCCCAGCTCGGACATGAAGTTGGAGTGGGTCAGCTGACAGCCCTTGGGGCGGCCGGTGGTGCCCGAGGTGTAGACGATGGTGGCGATGGTGTCCGGGCCCAGGGCGGCCCGGCGGCGCTCGATCTCGGCGTCCTCCACCTGCGCGCCCAGCCGGTCGAGCTCGGCCAGCGCCCCGCCGTCGATCTGCCACACCTCGCGCAGCGCGGGCAGCCGGTCGCGGACCGAGGCGACCAGCGCCTCGTGCCGGGGCAGCTCGGTCACGCAGACCACCGCGCCGGAGTTGCCCAGGATCCACTCCACCTGCTCGGCGGAGGAGGTCTCGTACACCGGGACGGTGATCGCGCCCGCGCACCAGATGGCGAAGTCCAGCAGCGTCCACTCGTAGCGGGTGCGGGACATCAGCGCGACCCGGTCGCCGGGGCCGACCCCGGCCGCGATCAGGCCCTTGGCGGCGGACCGGACCGAGGCCAGGAACTCGGCGGCGGTGAAGTCCTTCCAGCTACCGTCGATCTTGCCGCTGACCAGCGGCAGGTCGGGGTGCCGCTCGGCGTTGCGGTGGATCAGATCGGTGAGGTCGGCTCCGCTCGGCACCTCGTACAGGGCCGGAAGGCTGAACTCGCGCACGGCTGCTCCTCGATCTGCGACGCTGCGGACGCCAGGACGTTACTGCCGGGTAGGGATCCGCGGAAAGAGGCCCAGGCGAATGTGTTCCCAGTGTCACATCCACGTGAGCGGTCGGATTCCGGTTTCCGCCGAGTTCCGACGACAAAGACCGGATACCTTTCGCGTCCCGCACCGGGTCGGGGTGCCACGTCGGAACCCTGACGCCGGAACCCTACGGCAGCGCGTGGGCGGGCTGACGGCGTGGTCGGCCCGGGTTCTAGGGTGGTCCCCATGAGGGTGCATGTGGTCAGCGACGTACACGGCAACACCGAGGCGCTGGCGCGGGCCGGGGACGGGGCCGACGCCCTGCTGTGCCTGGGCGACCTGGTGCTCTTCCTGGACTACGCGGACCACTCCCGCGGGATCTTCCCCGACCTGTTCGGGGAGGCGAACGCCGACCGGATCGTGGCGCTGCGCACCGCCCGCCGGTTCCGCGAGGCGCGGGAGTTCGGCGGCGCGCTCTGGGACGGCCTCCCGGTCAGCCGGGAGGAGGCGATCGAGGGCGCCGTGCGCCGCCAGTACGCCGAGATGTTCGCGGCCTTCCCCACCCCCACCTACGCCACCTACGGCAACGTGGACCTGCCCCGGCTGTGGCCGGAGTTCGCCCGCGAGGGGGTGACCGTGCTGGACGGCCAGGTGGTGGAGATCGGCGGACGCAGCTTCGGCTTCGTCGGCGGCGGGCTGCCCTCGCCCATGCGCACCCCCTACGAGGTGGACGAGGAGGCCTACGCCGCCAAGATCGCCGCCGTGGGCGCGGTGGACGTGCTCTGCTGCCACATCCCGCCCGCCGTGCCCGACCTCACCTACGACACCGTGGCCCGCCGGTTCGAGCGCGGCAGCGAGGCGGTGCTCGACTCCATCCACCGCAACCGGCCGGGCCTGGTGCTGTTCGGACACGTGCACCAGCCGCTCGCCCGGCGGATGCGGATCGGCCGCAGCGAGTGCGTCAACGTAGGACACTTCCGCTCGACCGGACGGCCATGGGTGCTGGAGTGGTGACGCGATAACCTTCCAGGGTCAAGCGAGCCATGACGAGAAAGCCATGACGAGACGCGGAGGCCATCCGATGGCGGAGCACACCAGGTCGAGCACCACGATCGACGCCACACCGGCCCGGATCATGGCGGTCATCGCGGACTTCGCCGCCTACCCGGAGTGGACCGGGGAGGTCAAGGAGGTCGAGGTGCTGGGGACCGGCGCGGACGGCCGCGCCCAGCAGGTCCGACTGCTGCTCGACGCCGGGGCGATCAAGGACGAGCACGTGCTCGCCTACACCTGGGACGGCGAACGGCAGGTCAGCTGGACGCTGGTGAAGAGCCAGATGCTGCGGTCGCTGGACGGCTCCTACTCGCTGGCCGCCGCCCGCAGCGGCGGCACCGAGGTCACCTACCAGCTGGCCGTGGACGTCAAGATCCCGATGCTGGGCATGATCAAGCGCAAGGCGGAGAAGGTCATCATCGACCGGGCGCTGGCCGGGCTGAAGAAGCGCGTTGAGTCCGTGCCCGCCGCATCTGCCGCCGCCGCGACCTCCGCGACCTCCGCGACCTCCGCCGCCGCCGACGCCGCTGAGGCGGTCGACCCGGCCGGCACCGGCGCCGAGAGCTGATGGCCGCCGCCGGGCCCAGGGTCGTCCTGATCAGCGGGGACGGCGGCAGCGGGCGCAGCACGGTCGCCGCCGCCATCGCGCGCCGGGCGGCCGGGAGCGGGCAGCGGACGCTGCTGCTGGCCGCCGACGACCCGCACCGCACCCTCGACCGGCTGCTCGGCGCCAGGCTCGGCGACGAGCCCGCACGACTGCCCGCCGACCCGCACACCGACCCGCACGCCGACCCGAACGCCGACCTCTTCGCCGCCCGGCTCGACCCGCAGACCGCCTTCCGCGACGCGGCCGAACGCCTGCTGACCCGGGCCCGGACGCTGTTCGACCTGCTCGGTGTGGAAGCACTGGACCGCGACGAGATCACCGCTCTCCCCGGCGCCGAGCACCTGGCCCTGCTGGACGCCCTGCGCACCCACGGCACCGACCCCGGCTGGGACACCGTGGTCGTCGACGCGCCCCCCGTCCCGGCCCTGCTCGCCGCGCTCGCGCTGCCCGAGCAACTCGACCGCTACCTGGCCCGGCTGCTCCCCGAGCAGCGGCAGGCCGCCCGGGCGCTGCGCCCGGTGCTGGCCGCCTTCGCCGGGGTGCCGATGCCCGCCGACTGGCTGTTCGAGGCGCGGGCCTGGGCGGCGACCGAACTCGCCGCGATCCGCGCGGTCACCGACGCGCCCGGCACCGGCGTCCGGCTGGTCGTCGACGCCGCCGCCGGACCACGGGCCGCCGCCGCGCTGCGGACCGCCCGCGCCGGGCTCGCGCTGCACGGCCGCCGGGTGGAGTCGCTGATCGTCAACCGGCTGCTGCCGGACGGCGCCGACCCGTTCCTGGCCACGCTGCACAAGCAGCAGCAGCGGCAACTCACCGCGCTGCGGCTGGAATGGGACCTCCCGGTCACCGAACTGCCGCACCTGGGCCGGGAACCGGAGGGCCCGGCCGAGCTGGCGCCGTTCCTGCCGCCGGAACCCGCCGTCGCCGCCGCCGCCGACTGGCCGGTGCGGGACCTGCTGGGCACCCCCGAGGGCGTCCTGGTGTGGCGGATCCCGCTGCCCGGCGCCGACCGGGCCGACCTCGACCTGGTGCGCCGGGGCGACGAGTTGGCGCTCGGCGTCGGCCCCTACCGGCGGACCGTGCCGCTGCCCT includes these proteins:
- a CDS encoding long-chain fatty acid--CoA ligase gives rise to the protein MREFSLPALYEVPSGADLTDLIHRNAERHPDLPLVSGKIDGSWKDFTAAEFLASVRSAAKGLIAAGVGPGDRVALMSRTRYEWTLLDFAIWCAGAITVPVYETSSAEQVEWILGNSGAVVCVTELPRHEALVASVRDRLPALREVWQIDGGALAELDRLGAQVEDAEIERRRAALGPDTIATIVYTSGTTGRPKGCQLTHSNFMSELGNITARMRPLFRSGDASVLLFLPQAHVLGRIAEIAAVMAPVRIGHLPDIKDVVAELANFQPTLILGVPRVFEKVYNSARAKAQAEGKGKIFDRAAEVAIGYSRAQDTGRIPLGLKLQHKLFDVLVYSKLRAALGGRATHAISGGAPLGERLGHFFRGVGFTVLEGYGLTETCAATAFNPYDAPRIGSVGQPLPSSAVRIAEDGEVLLKGPQVFTGYWDNPAATAEALLDGWFATGDVGSLDDSGYLTITGRKKEIIVTAGGKNVAPAVIEDRIRAYPLIGECMVVGDRRPFIACLVTIDPEFFPTWKKLNGKPAGATVADLMADPELLAAVQSAIDDGNAAVSHAEAVKKFRILDTVLSEDSGHLTPSLKLKRSLVLKDYDADVEALYAR
- a CDS encoding metallophosphoesterase, whose product is MRVHVVSDVHGNTEALARAGDGADALLCLGDLVLFLDYADHSRGIFPDLFGEANADRIVALRTARRFREAREFGGALWDGLPVSREEAIEGAVRRQYAEMFAAFPTPTYATYGNVDLPRLWPEFAREGVTVLDGQVVEIGGRSFGFVGGGLPSPMRTPYEVDEEAYAAKIAAVGAVDVLCCHIPPAVPDLTYDTVARRFERGSEAVLDSIHRNRPGLVLFGHVHQPLARRMRIGRSECVNVGHFRSTGRPWVLEW
- a CDS encoding ArsA family ATPase gives rise to the protein MAAAGPRVVLISGDGGSGRSTVAAAIARRAAGSGQRTLLLAADDPHRTLDRLLGARLGDEPARLPADPHTDPHADPNADLFAARLDPQTAFRDAAERLLTRARTLFDLLGVEALDRDEITALPGAEHLALLDALRTHGTDPGWDTVVVDAPPVPALLAALALPEQLDRYLARLLPEQRQAARALRPVLAAFAGVPMPADWLFEARAWAATELAAIRAVTDAPGTGVRLVVDAAAGPRAAAALRTARAGLALHGRRVESLIVNRLLPDGADPFLATLHKQQQRQLTALRLEWDLPVTELPHLGREPEGPAELAPFLPPEPAVAAAADWPVRDLLGTPEGVLVWRIPLPGADRADLDLVRRGDELALGVGPYRRTVPLPSALRRCTVAGAALRDGVLAVRFAPDPQLWPR
- a CDS encoding SRPBCC family protein, which gives rise to MAEHTRSSTTIDATPARIMAVIADFAAYPEWTGEVKEVEVLGTGADGRAQQVRLLLDAGAIKDEHVLAYTWDGERQVSWTLVKSQMLRSLDGSYSLAAARSGGTEVTYQLAVDVKIPMLGMIKRKAEKVIIDRALAGLKKRVESVPAASAAAATSATSATSAAADAAEAVDPAGTGAES